A genomic segment from uncultured Erythrobacter sp. encodes:
- a CDS encoding Rossmann fold domain-containing protein, translating into MMRHIEVGLLPDTALDAAGAFMAFHLEAARAALAEAQTTALAIILPPAAHDHRDWRLALARDLAREAAPKRINVVAGLPGEAREATLRFLSDAPGVTGQYLVCHE; encoded by the coding sequence ATGATGCGGCACATCGAGGTCGGATTACTGCCGGATACTGCGCTCGACGCGGCAGGCGCGTTCATGGCCTTCCACCTCGAAGCCGCGCGCGCAGCCTTAGCGGAGGCGCAGACCACCGCGCTCGCGATCATTCTGCCGCCCGCCGCTCACGACCACCGCGACTGGCGCTTGGCGCTCGCCCGCGATCTGGCCCGCGAAGCTGCGCCCAAGCGGATCAATGTGGTTGCTGGACTGCCGGGCGAGGCACGAGAGGCGACGTTACGCTTTTTGTCAGATGCGCCCGGGGTGACAGGGCAGTATCTCGTGTGCCATGAATGA
- the pyrE gene encoding orotate phosphoribosyltransferase, with product MTQDEVLAEFRASGALLEGHFKLSSGRHSGHYLQCARVLMNPARAARLAEAVVAGIPAEVLDQIDVVVSPAMGGIIIGHEVGRALGKDALFLERPDGVFHLRRGFALAKGAKVLMVEDVVTTGLSSREAIAAIAREGGEVIAECAIIDRSCGSVDLGVPFFPLLAIDFPTYDENDIPEALARVEVTKPGSRKG from the coding sequence GTGACGCAAGATGAAGTTCTGGCCGAATTCCGGGCCTCGGGCGCTCTGCTCGAAGGCCATTTCAAGCTGTCGTCCGGTCGGCATAGCGGACATTACCTCCAATGCGCCCGGGTGCTGATGAACCCTGCGCGGGCTGCGCGGCTGGCGGAAGCGGTGGTTGCGGGCATTCCTGCCGAAGTGCTTGATCAGATTGATGTTGTCGTCTCACCGGCGATGGGCGGGATCATCATCGGCCACGAAGTTGGCCGTGCGCTGGGCAAGGACGCATTGTTCCTCGAACGGCCGGACGGCGTGTTCCACCTGCGCCGCGGTTTTGCGCTGGCCAAGGGCGCCAAGGTGCTGATGGTCGAGGATGTGGTCACCACCGGCCTCTCCAGCCGCGAAGCCATCGCTGCCATCGCGCGTGAAGGCGGCGAAGTGATCGCCGAATGCGCGATCATCGACCGGTCTTGCGGGTCGGTCGATCTGGGCGTGCCATTCTTCCCGCTGCTCGCCATTGATTTCCCCACCTATGACGAAAACGACATCCCCGAAGCTCTGGCCCGCGTAGAGGTAACGAAACCCGGTAGCCGGAAGGGATGA
- a CDS encoding cytochrome c oxidase assembly protein yields MATLPPVADDAARRNLRVGLMAFAGALAMLGLGYASVPLYRLFCQVTGFGGTTMQATESDAARAATLATGQKISIRFDASVPADMPWTFHPSAPTDTITIGERDIATYVARNLGSTPVTGMATFNVTPEQAGKYFNKIQCFCFTEQTLQPGQEVTMPVLYYVDPAMLDDPNMQGVEQITLSYTFHRAEDPVNPASNGTN; encoded by the coding sequence ATGGCAACCCTGCCGCCCGTTGCTGACGACGCTGCACGCCGCAATCTGCGCGTCGGGCTGATGGCGTTTGCGGGCGCATTGGCGATGCTGGGGCTGGGCTATGCCTCGGTGCCGCTCTACCGGCTGTTCTGTCAGGTGACGGGCTTCGGCGGCACCACCATGCAGGCGACCGAAAGTGACGCCGCGCGCGCAGCCACGCTCGCGACCGGCCAGAAGATCTCGATCCGCTTCGACGCTTCGGTGCCCGCTGACATGCCGTGGACCTTCCACCCCAGCGCGCCGACCGACACCATCACTATCGGTGAGCGTGACATTGCCACTTACGTTGCGCGCAACCTCGGCTCCACCCCGGTGACCGGCATGGCGACCTTCAACGTCACGCCCGAGCAGGCGGGCAAGTATTTCAACAAAATCCAGTGCTTCTGCTTTACCGAGCAGACATTGCAGCCCGGGCAGGAAGTGACGATGCCGGTGCTTTATTATGTCGATCCGGCGATGCTGGACGATCCGAATATGCAGGGCGTCGAACAGATCACGCTCAGCTACACTTTTCACCGCGCCGAGGACCCGGTAAACCCGGCGTCCAACGGCACAAACTGA
- a CDS encoding SURF1 family protein, with protein sequence MTRRIPIFSTIVVIAAVLTMIGLGIWQLGRKTEKEALIAQYQAALQDDTVVPWPAPSNYERELFRRTTIDCLAVRGTDPISGKSATGRSGWVHIARCSHAGGGEADVTMGWSRSPESPQWSGGPVTGRIASYGDTIRLVAETPQAGLEPLAKPDPGDLPNNHLAYAGQWFFFALTALVIYVLALRRRGR encoded by the coding sequence ATGACCCGCCGTATCCCGATATTCTCGACCATCGTCGTGATCGCGGCTGTCCTGACGATGATCGGGCTCGGCATCTGGCAGCTTGGCCGCAAGACCGAGAAAGAGGCCCTGATCGCGCAGTATCAGGCGGCCTTGCAGGACGACACCGTGGTGCCGTGGCCCGCTCCCTCCAATTACGAGCGCGAGCTGTTCCGCCGCACGACGATCGATTGCCTCGCCGTGCGCGGCACCGATCCGATTTCCGGCAAGTCTGCCACTGGCCGCTCAGGCTGGGTGCATATTGCGCGGTGCAGTCATGCAGGCGGGGGCGAGGCTGACGTCACGATGGGCTGGTCGCGCTCGCCTGAATCCCCGCAATGGAGCGGCGGCCCGGTGACGGGACGCATCGCGAGCTATGGTGACACGATCAGGCTTGTCGCTGAAACGCCGCAGGCCGGACTTGAGCCGCTCGCCAAGCCCGATCCGGGCGACCTGCCCAACAACCACTTGGCCTATGCCGGGCAGTGGTTCTTCTTCGCCCTGACTGCGCTCGTCATCTACGTGCTGGCATTGCGGCGGCGAGGGCGCTAG
- a CDS encoding DUF983 domain-containing protein: MCPRCGAKTLFAAPAGLAESCAHCGLDIVSLERGGRFVGVVTMLLALVLILAAMGVDEWLRPPIWASLLFWAPVTVGTVIFGLRFYKTMWVYHQYEESQQL; this comes from the coding sequence TTGTGCCCCCGCTGCGGCGCCAAGACCCTGTTCGCCGCCCCCGCCGGTCTGGCTGAGTCCTGCGCGCATTGCGGCCTCGACATCGTCAGCCTTGAACGCGGCGGCCGGTTTGTCGGCGTGGTGACGATGTTGCTGGCGCTGGTGCTGATCCTGGCCGCGATGGGCGTGGACGAATGGCTGCGGCCGCCGATCTGGGCCTCGCTGCTATTCTGGGCGCCGGTGACGGTCGGCACGGTGATCTTCGGCCTCAGGTTCTACAAGACCATGTGGGTCTACCACCAATACGAAGAGAGCCAGCAGCTATGA
- the ctaD gene encoding cytochrome c oxidase subunit I: MATTAEGFDIHDHGHDAHDHADHKPGFFARWFMSTNHKDIGTMYLIFAIIAGIVGGAISGIMRVELAEPGIQYLQWWAQFMGGANDLNTALHMWNVFITAHGLIMVFFMVMPAMIGGFGNWFVPLMIGAPDMAFPRMNNVSFWLTVAGFFSLLFSLFVPGGTGPGAGTGWTVYAPLSTSGSVGPAVDFAIFSLHLAGAGSILGATNFITTIFNMRAPGMTLHKMPLFVWSVLVTAFLLLLALPVLAAAITMLLTDRNFGTTFFNPAGGGDPVLYQHLFWFFGHPEVYIMILPGFGMISQIIATFSKKPVFGYLGMAYAMVAIGVVGFIVWAHHMYTVGLDVNTKMYFTAATMVIAVPTGVKIFSWIATMWGGSLSFKSPMVWSMGFIFLFTVGGVTGVVLANGGIDDNLHDTYYVVAHFHYVLSMGAVFSMFAGFYYWFPKMSGRMHSELLSHLHFWTFFIGVNVIFFPQHFLGMQGMPRRYPDYAEAFTFWHQVSTYGYYIMAGSMIFFFVNIAYALLAGKKAAANPWGEGATTLEWTLPSPPPYHQFETLPVITDAHDYHDHRPVTA; the protein is encoded by the coding sequence ATGGCAACCACCGCTGAAGGCTTCGACATTCACGATCACGGGCATGACGCCCACGATCACGCGGACCACAAGCCGGGCTTCTTTGCCCGGTGGTTCATGTCGACCAACCACAAGGACATCGGCACGATGTACCTGATCTTCGCAATCATCGCGGGGATCGTGGGTGGTGCGATTTCGGGCATCATGCGCGTCGAACTCGCCGAGCCGGGTATCCAGTACCTGCAATGGTGGGCCCAGTTCATGGGCGGCGCCAATGATCTGAATACGGCGCTCCATATGTGGAACGTGTTCATCACCGCCCACGGCCTGATCATGGTGTTCTTCATGGTCATGCCCGCGATGATCGGCGGCTTCGGCAACTGGTTCGTGCCGCTGATGATTGGCGCGCCTGACATGGCCTTCCCGCGCATGAACAATGTCAGCTTCTGGCTGACGGTTGCGGGCTTCTTCAGTCTGCTGTTCTCGCTGTTCGTCCCCGGCGGCACTGGCCCCGGTGCGGGCACCGGCTGGACGGTCTATGCTCCGCTGTCGACCAGCGGTTCGGTTGGCCCCGCGGTCGATTTCGCGATCTTCTCGCTCCACCTTGCGGGCGCAGGTTCGATTCTGGGTGCGACCAACTTCATCACCACCATCTTCAACATGCGCGCGCCGGGGATGACCCTGCACAAGATGCCGCTGTTCGTGTGGTCGGTGCTGGTCACGGCCTTCCTGCTGCTGCTGGCGCTGCCGGTTCTGGCGGCTGCCATCACCATGCTGCTGACCGACCGTAACTTCGGCACCACCTTCTTCAACCCGGCCGGTGGCGGTGATCCGGTGCTCTACCAGCACCTGTTCTGGTTCTTCGGCCACCCTGAAGTCTACATCATGATCCTGCCGGGCTTCGGCATGATCTCGCAGATCATCGCGACCTTCTCGAAGAAGCCGGTGTTCGGTTACCTCGGCATGGCCTACGCCATGGTCGCGATCGGCGTGGTCGGCTTCATCGTCTGGGCGCACCACATGTACACCGTGGGCCTCGACGTGAACACGAAGATGTACTTCACCGCGGCCACCATGGTGATCGCAGTGCCGACCGGCGTGAAGATCTTCAGCTGGATCGCGACGATGTGGGGCGGCAGCCTCAGCTTCAAGTCGCCGATGGTCTGGTCGATGGGCTTCATCTTCCTGTTCACCGTGGGCGGCGTGACCGGCGTGGTGCTGGCCAACGGCGGGATCGACGATAACCTGCACGACACCTACTACGTGGTCGCTCACTTCCACTACGTGTTGTCGATGGGCGCCGTGTTCTCGATGTTCGCCGGCTTCTACTACTGGTTCCCGAAGATGAGCGGCCGGATGCACAGCGAACTGCTGAGCCACCTGCACTTCTGGACCTTCTTCATCGGCGTGAACGTGATCTTCTTCCCGCAGCACTTCCTCGGGATGCAGGGAATGCCGCGCCGCTATCCGGACTACGCGGAGGCCTTCACCTTCTGGCACCAGGTCAGCACCTACGGGTACTACATCATGGCCGGTTCGATGATCTTCTTCTTCGTCAACATCGCCTACGCGCTGCTGGCGGGCAAGAAGGCGGCTGCCAACCCGTGGGGCGAAGGTGCGACGACGCTCGAATGGACCTTGCCGAGCCCGCCGCCTTACCACCAGTTCGAGACGCTGCCGGTGATCACCGACGCGCATGACTATCACGATCACCGTCCGGTGACGGCCTGA
- the thrC gene encoding threonine synthase: MQYVSTRGSAPALDFEGVTLAGLASDGGLYVPAEWPQFSQSEIRDMRGLAYPDLAARIMAPFVTPSLTEDELLALCHTVYGDFGHAAVTPLVQLDQQHWLLELFHGPTLAFKDVALQLLGRLFETFLERQGERLTIVGATSGDTGSAAIQAVAGLERVEIFMLHPSGRVSDVQRRQMTTVLSPNVHNLAIDGSFDDAQAHVKRMFNDGDVTATLNLGAVNSINWARLMAQVVYYFASALQLGAPDRTVAYSVPTGNFGDVFAGYVAAKMGLPIERLIVATNINDILHRALSSGDYSAGGVTATITPSMDIQVSSNFERLLFDAGGRDGSAMAAQMHAFEATKAMTLTTAQAEGASALFTSARADQVETARALQWAYRSAGQVIDPHTGVGLHCAQAVAPKVPAGVPIVTLATAHPAKFPDAVERAIGMRPSLPARVGDLFGREESFIELAGDYATTRDHVLSHAASTSAG, from the coding sequence ATGCAATACGTCTCGACACGCGGCAGCGCACCGGCGCTCGATTTCGAAGGGGTGACACTCGCGGGCCTCGCCAGCGACGGGGGGCTTTACGTGCCTGCCGAATGGCCCCAGTTCAGCCAAAGCGAAATCCGCGACATGCGCGGTCTCGCTTATCCCGATCTTGCTGCGCGGATCATGGCGCCCTTTGTCACGCCCAGCCTGACTGAGGATGAACTGCTGGCGCTGTGCCACACGGTCTATGGCGATTTCGGCCACGCGGCCGTCACGCCGCTGGTGCAGCTCGATCAGCAGCACTGGCTGCTGGAACTGTTCCACGGACCGACGCTCGCCTTCAAGGATGTGGCGCTGCAATTGCTTGGTCGCCTGTTCGAGACCTTCCTCGAACGGCAGGGCGAGCGGCTCACCATCGTCGGCGCGACCAGCGGTGACACGGGTTCCGCCGCGATCCAAGCAGTCGCCGGGCTGGAGCGCGTGGAGATCTTTATGCTCCACCCCAGCGGTCGGGTTAGCGACGTACAGCGCCGCCAGATGACCACGGTGCTGAGCCCTAACGTCCACAACCTCGCGATTGATGGCAGCTTCGATGATGCGCAGGCGCATGTGAAGCGGATGTTCAACGATGGCGATGTGACCGCCACGCTCAACCTCGGTGCGGTCAATTCGATCAACTGGGCGCGGCTGATGGCGCAGGTGGTCTATTACTTTGCCTCCGCGCTGCAACTCGGCGCGCCTGATCGGACGGTGGCCTACTCCGTCCCGACCGGCAATTTCGGCGACGTGTTCGCAGGCTATGTCGCGGCGAAGATGGGCCTGCCGATCGAGCGGCTGATCGTCGCCACCAACATCAACGATATCCTCCATCGCGCGCTATCTTCGGGCGATTACTCGGCGGGCGGGGTAACCGCCACGATCACGCCGTCGATGGATATTCAGGTCTCCTCGAACTTCGAGCGGCTGCTGTTCGACGCAGGCGGGCGCGATGGCAGCGCTATGGCCGCACAGATGCACGCCTTTGAAGCGACCAAGGCGATGACGCTCACCACCGCGCAGGCTGAGGGTGCATCCGCGCTGTTCACCAGCGCGCGTGCCGATCAGGTTGAGACCGCCCGCGCGCTGCAATGGGCCTATCGTTCGGCCGGACAGGTGATCGACCCGCACACCGGCGTCGGCCTTCACTGCGCGCAGGCCGTGGCGCCAAAGGTGCCTGCGGGCGTTCCCATCGTCACCCTCGCCACCGCGCACCCCGCCAAGTTCCCCGACGCGGTCGAGCGCGCCATCGGCATGCGCCCGTCGCTGCCTGCACGGGTCGGCGATCTGTTCGGGCGGGAAGAGAGCTTCATCGAGCTGGCTGGCGATTACGCCACCACCCGCGATCATGTGCTGAGCCACGCGGCCTCAACCAGCGCCGGATAA
- a CDS encoding dihydroneopterin aldolase, whose product MRDTLTLEVNDLVVDVLTGIYSEETGKPQPLRISIAARYQIADRYEPDTPLDASKNYMDLKFAASGGLPQGVHFKLIEAVADHICTTLFVQDARVEAVTIKIVKLAIAEADEQIGITLHRERPAAHGA is encoded by the coding sequence ATGCGCGATACCCTCACCCTTGAAGTCAACGATCTCGTCGTCGATGTCCTGACCGGCATCTATTCCGAGGAGACCGGCAAACCCCAGCCGCTGCGCATCTCGATCGCGGCGCGTTATCAGATCGCGGATCGCTACGAACCCGACACGCCGCTCGATGCGTCCAAGAATTACATGGATCTGAAGTTCGCTGCCTCGGGCGGGTTGCCGCAGGGCGTGCATTTCAAGCTGATCGAGGCGGTGGCGGATCACATCTGCACCACGCTGTTCGTGCAGGACGCGCGGGTGGAGGCGGTGACGATCAAGATCGTCAAGCTCGCCATCGCCGAAGCGGACGAGCAGATCGGCATCACCCTCCACCGCGAACGGCCTGCGGCCCACGGGGCGTAA
- the coxB gene encoding cytochrome c oxidase subunit II — translation MKNAILAAIAAGLAAFAPLSVAAQDAPTTTPVEAAAPAAEVAPAAAEPAAAAPADVAPAEAASAYTPMAPTKGKGMPTSYEDGALQSMTFQDQYSENGKYAQWMHDGILMPVITAISLLVLGLLLYVVVRFNRIRNPVASRTTHNTAIEVIWTIVPVIILVVIAVPSITLLARQYETPPADAVTIKATGYQWYWGYTYPDHGEIEVISNMLDEGEAVRRGEPGQLAVDNRMVVPAGVPLRIQTTASDVIHAFAVPSLWFKMDAVPGRLNEKLLTIEEPGVYYGQCSELCGARHAYMPIAIEALPPAEFAAWVKAQGGSMPGEEAAAPAAAPAADTAAAAAPAAAR, via the coding sequence ATGAAAAATGCTATTCTGGCGGCGATTGCTGCCGGGCTCGCGGCGTTCGCTCCGCTGAGCGTTGCGGCGCAGGACGCGCCGACGACCACTCCGGTTGAAGCTGCGGCTCCGGCGGCTGAAGTTGCGCCTGCCGCAGCCGAGCCTGCCGCAGCCGCGCCCGCTGATGTTGCGCCCGCGGAAGCGGCAAGCGCCTACACCCCGATGGCTCCCACCAAGGGCAAGGGGATGCCGACGTCCTACGAAGATGGTGCGCTTCAGAGCATGACCTTCCAGGACCAGTACTCCGAAAATGGCAAGTATGCCCAGTGGATGCATGACGGCATCCTGATGCCGGTGATCACCGCGATCAGCCTGCTGGTGCTTGGGCTGCTGCTTTATGTGGTGGTGCGGTTCAACCGCATCCGCAACCCGGTCGCCTCGCGCACCACGCACAACACCGCGATCGAAGTGATCTGGACCATCGTTCCGGTGATCATTCTGGTGGTGATTGCTGTGCCCTCGATTACCCTGCTGGCCCGCCAGTACGAAACCCCGCCTGCTGACGCCGTCACCATTAAGGCGACCGGTTATCAGTGGTACTGGGGCTATACCTATCCCGACCACGGCGAGATCGAGGTGATCTCGAACATGCTCGACGAAGGTGAGGCTGTGCGCCGGGGTGAGCCGGGTCAGCTGGCCGTCGACAACCGCATGGTCGTTCCTGCTGGCGTGCCGCTACGTATCCAGACCACCGCGAGCGACGTGATCCACGCCTTTGCCGTGCCGTCACTGTGGTTCAAGATGGACGCCGTTCCGGGTCGTCTGAACGAAAAGCTGCTGACCATCGAAGAACCGGGCGTGTATTACGGCCAGTGTTCCGAACTGTGCGGCGCACGTCACGCCTATATGCCGATCGCAATCGAAGCGCTTCCCCCGGCTGAATTCGCCGCTTGGGTGAAGGCGCAGGGCGGCTCGATGCCGGGCGAAGAAGCGGCGGCTCCGGCTGCTGCGCCCGCTGCCGATACTGCTGCCGCCGCCGCTCCGGCTGCGGCTCGCTGA
- a CDS encoding class I SAM-dependent methyltransferase: protein MADLIQQPLVMECTGWDGYRLLDSGLGRKWEAFGQRAFIRPEPQAMWHPRLPDWPAAGEFIPGSDEDGGGRWQFRERLPDDGWPLAWNDVRFTARPTPFRHLQFFPDMAPVWDWMRAQLGDMTEAETLNLFGYTGLGTLALSGHGRVTHVDASKKSVAQARENAVLSGMAERPIRWLTDDASKFTAREVRRQKRYDGIILDPPKFGRGPDGEVWRLEEHLAGLVTDCARLLDNDSRFLFLTVYAVRMSSLAIAGLLEEALSHLPGRIEHGDLAVREEGEGGRLLPTAIFARWSR, encoded by the coding sequence ATGGCTGACTTGATTCAGCAACCGCTGGTGATGGAGTGCACCGGATGGGACGGCTATCGCCTGCTAGACAGCGGGTTGGGGCGCAAGTGGGAGGCATTCGGCCAGCGCGCCTTCATTCGCCCCGAACCCCAAGCGATGTGGCACCCGCGCCTGCCTGATTGGCCCGCGGCGGGCGAGTTCATCCCCGGCTCGGACGAAGATGGCGGCGGCCGCTGGCAATTCCGTGAGCGCCTGCCCGATGATGGCTGGCCGCTAGCGTGGAACGACGTGCGCTTCACCGCGCGCCCGACCCCCTTCCGCCACCTGCAATTCTTCCCCGACATGGCCCCGGTGTGGGACTGGATGCGCGCACAGCTGGGCGACATGACCGAGGCGGAAACGCTCAACCTGTTCGGCTATACCGGCCTTGGTACGCTGGCGCTGTCCGGCCACGGGCGGGTGACCCACGTGGATGCCTCGAAGAAATCCGTGGCGCAGGCGCGCGAGAACGCTGTGCTATCAGGGATGGCGGAACGACCGATCCGCTGGCTCACCGACGACGCCAGCAAGTTCACCGCGCGCGAGGTGCGGCGCCAGAAGCGCTATGACGGGATCATCCTCGATCCGCCCAAGTTCGGGCGCGGGCCGGACGGCGAAGTGTGGCGGCTGGAGGAACACCTCGCCGGGCTCGTCACTGATTGCGCACGGCTGCTCGACAATGACAGCCGGTTTCTGTTCCTCACCGTCTATGCCGTGCGGATGAGCAGCCTTGCGATTGCGGGCCTGCTGGAAGAAGCGCTGTCCCATCTGCCCGGCCGGATCGAGCATGGCGACCTTGCCGTGCGGGAGGAAGGCGAGGGCGGGCGCTTACTCCCCACTGCGATCTTTGCACGCTGGAGCCGCTAG
- a CDS encoding cytochrome c oxidase subunit 3, whose product MAGKANHDYHILEPDIWPLIGSVSALTFTSGMVLSFHPDLFGTAASFVMWAGLAGLIATFFMWFKNIVVEAQRGDHTPVVQLHMRYGMILFIASEVMFFVGWFWSFFDFALFPTPLTYDHTTGATTSLFGEAGALAAFIPEGMEVLDPFALPLLNTLILLCSGTTVTWAHHSLIHGDRVGLKQGLWATIALGVLFSSIQAYEYSAAPFGFGGNTYSSAFYMATGFHGFHVAIGTIFLAVCLYRAYLGHFTPRQHFGFEAAAWYWHFVDVVWLFLFVAIYVWGGWGAEYH is encoded by the coding sequence ATGGCTGGCAAGGCAAACCACGATTACCACATTCTTGAACCCGATATCTGGCCGCTGATCGGCTCGGTCTCGGCGCTCACCTTCACCAGCGGCATGGTGCTGAGTTTCCACCCCGATCTGTTCGGCACGGCCGCCAGCTTCGTGATGTGGGCGGGCCTCGCGGGCCTGATCGCGACCTTCTTCATGTGGTTCAAGAACATCGTCGTCGAAGCCCAGCGCGGTGACCACACGCCCGTGGTGCAGCTGCACATGCGCTACGGCATGATCCTGTTCATCGCGTCCGAAGTGATGTTCTTCGTCGGCTGGTTCTGGAGCTTCTTCGACTTCGCGCTGTTCCCGACCCCGCTGACCTATGACCACACGACCGGCGCGACCACCAGCCTGTTCGGCGAAGCGGGCGCGCTTGCTGCCTTCATTCCTGAAGGCATGGAGGTGCTCGATCCCTTCGCGCTGCCGCTGCTCAACACGCTGATCCTGCTGTGTTCGGGCACCACGGTGACCTGGGCGCACCATTCGCTGATTCACGGCGACCGCGTGGGCCTGAAGCAGGGCCTGTGGGCGACGATTGCGCTTGGCGTGCTGTTCAGCTCGATCCAGGCCTATGAATACAGCGCCGCGCCGTTCGGCTTCGGCGGCAACACCTATTCGAGCGCCTTCTACATGGCGACCGGGTTCCACGGTTTCCACGTGGCGATCGGGACGATCTTCCTCGCTGTGTGCCTCTACCGCGCCTATCTCGGCCATTTCACCCCGCGCCAGCACTTCGGCTTCGAAGCAGCCGCGTGGTATTGGCACTTCGTTGACGTGGTGTGGCTGTTCCTGTTCGTCGCCATCTACGTGTGGGGCGGCTGGGGCGCTGAATACCACTAA
- a CDS encoding heme o synthase: MATTAPQTTATLPTEWRDFFTLTKPRVMTLVIFTAICGVLAAPGSIHPVLGFTAILAIAMGAGGSAALNHWWEADLDAGMKRTMNRPLPGGRMRREDARDFGIFLSAVSVGLMGVAIGWLAASLLFGAIIYYAVIYTMWLKPRTPQNIVIGGGAGAFPPLIGWVAVTGDITAMPILLFAIIFFWTPPHFWALALFVQSDYAKVGIPMLPVVAGEKVTRRQIMIYTLLLAPIAIAPWYIGGTSWIYGSVAVVLSVLFVVLAMPVFTRMRAEVDAMTPEKTLFKYSIVYLFVLFAALVADRVAAYQGWIA, translated from the coding sequence ATGGCTACGACCGCACCTCAGACCACCGCAACGCTGCCAACGGAATGGCGTGATTTCTTCACGCTGACCAAGCCGCGGGTGATGACGCTGGTGATCTTCACCGCGATCTGCGGCGTGCTGGCTGCGCCGGGTTCGATCCATCCGGTGCTCGGCTTTACCGCTATCCTCGCGATTGCGATGGGCGCAGGCGGGTCTGCGGCGCTCAATCACTGGTGGGAAGCCGACCTTGACGCAGGGATGAAGCGCACGATGAACCGTCCGCTCCCCGGCGGGCGGATGCGGCGCGAGGATGCACGCGATTTCGGGATTTTCCTGTCGGCCGTCTCGGTCGGGCTGATGGGTGTGGCGATTGGCTGGCTGGCGGCATCGCTGCTGTTTGGCGCGATCATCTATTACGCCGTCATCTACACCATGTGGCTGAAGCCGCGCACCCCGCAGAACATCGTCATTGGCGGCGGCGCGGGCGCGTTTCCGCCGCTGATCGGGTGGGTTGCGGTGACGGGCGATATTACCGCCATGCCGATCCTGCTGTTCGCGATCATCTTCTTCTGGACCCCGCCGCACTTCTGGGCGCTGGCGCTGTTTGTGCAGTCGGATTACGCCAAGGTCGGCATTCCGATGCTGCCGGTGGTCGCGGGCGAGAAGGTGACGCGCCGCCAGATCATGATCTACACCCTGTTGCTGGCCCCCATCGCGATTGCCCCTTGGTATATCGGCGGGACGAGCTGGATCTACGGCTCGGTCGCTGTGGTGCTTTCGGTGCTGTTCGTGGTGTTGGCGATGCCGGTGTTCACCCGGATGCGCGCCGAGGTTGACGCCATGACGCCTGAGAAGACGCTGTTCAAATACTCGATCGTTTATCTCTTCGTGCTGTTCGCCGCGCTCGTGGCGGACCGCGTCGCCGCCTATCAGGGGTGGATCGCATGA